The bacterium Unc6 genome includes a window with the following:
- a CDS encoding 30S ribosomal protein S4, producing MSRYTGPSCRLCRREGIKLFLKTSRCTTGKCAFDRRQYIPGQHGKKGKSKLSNYGLQLREKQKLKRLYGIGETQFKNYFLKAAKKRGITGVMLLQQLETRLDNVIFRACFSGTRGEARQIVRHGFVVVNDQKVNIPSFLVKPGDRFKIVGKENVINKVKQTAEIVKSRGVPSWLNVHLDTLEGEVSRPPDRADIQVPVNEQTIVELYSK from the coding sequence ATGTCAAGATATACAGGACCATCCTGTCGTCTTTGCAGAAGAGAAGGGATAAAGCTTTTCTTAAAAACATCCAGATGTACAACGGGAAAATGTGCATTTGATAGAAGACAGTATATTCCCGGACAGCATGGGAAAAAGGGGAAATCAAAATTATCTAATTATGGGTTACAACTTCGTGAGAAGCAGAAACTAAAAAGGCTGTATGGTATTGGTGAGACCCAGTTTAAGAATTATTTTTTAAAAGCCGCAAAGAAAAGAGGTATTACAGGTGTAATGTTGTTGCAACAATTGGAGACCAGATTAGACAATGTTATATTCAGGGCATGTTTTTCAGGAACCCGTGGTGAAGCCAGGCAGATAGTAAGGCATGGCTTTGTTGTAGTTAACGACCAGAAGGTTAATATTCCTTCATTTCTTGTAAAACCGGGTGACAGATTCAAAATAGTGGGAAAGGAAAATGTTATAAACAAGGTAAAACAAACCGCAGAGATTGTTAAGTCCAGGGGAGTTCCTTCATGGCTTAATGTTCATCTTGATACACTTGAAGGGGAGGTATCAAGACCTCCGGACAGGGCTGATATTCAGGTTCCGGTTAATGAGCAGACGATAGTAGAATTATATTCTAAATAA